From a region of the Solanum stenotomum isolate F172 chromosome 2, ASM1918654v1, whole genome shotgun sequence genome:
- the LOC125854711 gene encoding patatin-like protein 2, translating to MSSSGSFELQPPINGKFITILSIDGGGIRGLIPELDGEDARLADYFDIITGTSTGGLVTAMLTAPNKDNRPLFAAKDIKPFYLEHGPKIFPQNNMPLLLEIMAGNPNFFPIKPIDYGRFLVISVGTGSAKVEQKYNAKIASKWGILGWLHNGGSTPIVDVFTQASGDMVDFHIFVVFQALHSEENYLRIQIQDLYILTT from the exons ATGTCATCATCTGGTTCATTCGAATTGCAACCTCCAATTAATGGTAAATTCATCACAATTCTCAGCATCGATGGAGGTGGCATTAGAGGATTAATTCCA GAATTAGACGGTGAGGATGCTAGGCTCGCAGATTACTTCGATATAATTACAGGAACAAGCACCGGTGGCCTTGTTACCGCTATGCTAACTGCTCCAAACAAAGACAATCGTCCTCTATTTGCTGCTAAGGATATAAAGCCTTTCTATCTTGAGCATGGCCCTAAGATATTTCCacaaaataatat GCCCTTGTTGCTGGAAATAATGGCTGGAAATccaaatttttttccaattaaaccCATTGATTATGgaagatttttggtgatttctgTAGGCACTGGATCTGcaaaagttgaacaaaaatATAATGCTAAAATTGCATCAAAATGGGGTATATTGGGATGGTTACATAATGGAGGTTCAACTCCAATTGTTGATGTGTTTACTCAAGCAAGTGGTGATATGgttgattttcatatttttgttgtttttcaagCTCTTCATTCCGAAGAAAATTACCTTCGTATTCAGATACAAGATCTATATATACTGACAACGTAA